From a region of the Methanolobus tindarius DSM 2278 genome:
- a CDS encoding class I SAM-dependent methyltransferase, with amino-acid sequence MDFKDIIEFTQKPQLYAEGNAVMWTDAHISEQLLNIHLNPDVDLASRRSSSIESTVDWILNLQNKENMTILDLGCGPGLYCELIAKRGHNVTGVDFSKNSIEYARKQAANKGLDIEYVNLNYLELNADNKYDLMMMVFTDFGVLKPHEREKLIRNVHRALKPGGIFVFDVLSDKNLETKVSERSWEVEMSGFWKDRPYLILSDSFLYPDEKVILYQHIVIADESENIDVYRFWTHFFASDDLKQMLRPEDFEDIGFFDDVLPDIDMWNGDNVMFCKVQKR; translated from the coding sequence ATGGATTTTAAAGATATTATTGAATTTACACAGAAACCACAGCTATACGCTGAAGGAAATGCAGTTATGTGGACGGATGCCCACATTTCAGAACAGTTGTTGAACATTCATCTCAATCCGGATGTCGATCTGGCAAGCAGGCGGAGTTCATCCATTGAGAGTACAGTTGACTGGATTCTCAATCTGCAGAATAAGGAAAACATGACCATACTCGACCTGGGATGCGGCCCCGGTCTGTATTGCGAACTCATTGCAAAGAGAGGACACAATGTTACAGGAGTCGATTTTTCGAAGAATTCCATTGAGTATGCCAGAAAGCAGGCCGCAAACAAAGGTCTGGATATCGAGTATGTGAACCTGAATTATCTCGAACTGAATGCGGATAACAAGTACGATCTTATGATGATGGTCTTCACAGACTTCGGCGTACTAAAACCACATGAAAGAGAAAAACTTATCAGGAACGTCCACAGGGCCTTAAAGCCAGGTGGAATCTTTGTATTTGATGTTCTGAGTGACAAAAATCTTGAGACAAAAGTCTCAGAAAGATCATGGGAGGTGGAAATGAGTGGATTCTGGAAGGACAGGCCATACCTTATACTTTCAGATTCTTTCCTCTACCCGGATGAGAAGGTTATACTTTACCAGCATATTGTGATTGCTGATGAATCTGAAAATATCGATGTCTATCGCTTCTGGACCCACTTCTTTGCTTCTGATGATCTGAAACAGATGTTGAGGCCGGAAGATTTTGAGGATATCGGGTTTTTTGATGATGTATTGCCGGATATTGATATGTGGAACGGTGATAATGTTATGTTTTGTAAAGTACAAAAAAGATGA